One Acidisarcina sp. DNA segment encodes these proteins:
- a CDS encoding ABC transporter ATP-binding protein has product MSEEKKRKDSHQDDDVAGKAYDSRLMRRLVTYLRPYKWQAIVSLTAVFLKAFFDVIGPFLMKIAVDLYLTSRPTTHLNWFTRRLSSNPVHGISQLAAIYLGSLIMSYGLEFVQTYLMQWTGQKVMFDMRSQIFRHLQRMHIGFFDRNPVGRLVTRLTGDVDALNEMFTAGVFSIFEDTFVLLGIVFIMLRMSWWLALVTFAVLPFILLVTRLFRKHVRESYRRVRHAIARINSYTQEHVSGMSIVQLFNRQKRSYEAFERVNNDHMVAFKDTILAYALYYPAVEVLSSIAIALVIWRGGNGVLRNTVQLGVLVAFIQYAQRFFRPIQDLSEKYNILQAAMAASERIFKLLDTPPQVVDPEHPQPGDGSSRVEFRHVWFTYQKLTPEQEAQIAVATTDELAALGSEIEWILKDVSFVIEPGQTAAIVGHTGAGKTTIISLMMRFYDVQHGSVLINGLDVREHALTALRQQFGVVLQDPFLFSGTIADNIRLGTAWITDEQMRRAADDVNVLDFISGLPSGFEEPVHERGNSLSTGQKQLINFARALAHNPRILILDEATSSVDTDTELRVRSALERMVQGRTSVVIAHRLSTVQRANQILVMHKGQLREMGTHQELLSRHGIYWKLYQLQYKDQELPETHPSTVLRESLASGIG; this is encoded by the coding sequence ATGTCTGAAGAGAAGAAGCGCAAAGATTCCCATCAGGACGACGATGTAGCGGGCAAGGCTTACGACAGCCGGTTGATGCGCCGGCTCGTTACCTACCTGCGTCCCTATAAATGGCAGGCCATCGTATCGCTGACCGCGGTCTTCCTCAAGGCTTTCTTTGACGTGATCGGCCCCTTCCTGATGAAGATCGCAGTCGATCTATACTTGACCTCCAGGCCGACGACTCACCTCAACTGGTTCACCCGGCGCCTCAGTTCCAACCCTGTCCATGGCATCAGCCAGCTTGCCGCCATCTATCTCGGCTCGTTGATCATGAGTTATGGGCTGGAGTTTGTGCAGACCTACCTGATGCAGTGGACCGGGCAGAAGGTCATGTTCGACATGCGCAGCCAGATCTTCCGCCATCTTCAGCGGATGCACATCGGCTTCTTCGATCGCAACCCGGTCGGGCGCCTTGTCACCCGGCTAACCGGCGATGTGGATGCGCTCAATGAAATGTTCACCGCAGGCGTCTTTTCCATTTTTGAGGACACCTTCGTCCTGCTGGGCATCGTCTTCATCATGCTGCGCATGAGCTGGTGGCTGGCTCTGGTCACCTTTGCCGTGCTGCCCTTCATCCTTCTCGTCACACGGCTGTTCCGCAAGCATGTCCGCGAGTCTTACCGCCGCGTCCGCCATGCCATTGCCCGCATCAACTCCTATACCCAGGAACATGTCAGCGGCATGAGCATCGTACAGCTCTTCAACCGCCAGAAGCGCTCCTACGAGGCATTCGAGAGGGTGAATAACGACCACATGGTCGCCTTCAAGGACACGATCCTCGCCTACGCGCTCTACTACCCGGCGGTTGAGGTCCTCAGCTCCATAGCCATTGCCCTGGTGATCTGGCGGGGCGGGAATGGAGTCCTGCGGAATACCGTTCAACTCGGCGTCCTCGTAGCCTTCATTCAATACGCACAGCGTTTCTTCCGCCCCATTCAGGACCTGAGCGAGAAGTACAACATCCTGCAGGCGGCCATGGCGGCCAGCGAACGCATCTTCAAGCTGCTGGATACGCCGCCGCAAGTGGTGGATCCCGAGCACCCGCAACCGGGCGACGGCAGCTCCCGCGTCGAGTTCCGCCACGTCTGGTTTACCTATCAGAAGCTCACTCCCGAGCAGGAAGCGCAGATCGCCGTGGCTACCACGGATGAGCTCGCCGCGCTCGGCAGCGAAATCGAGTGGATACTGAAAGACGTTTCCTTCGTCATTGAGCCCGGCCAGACGGCGGCCATCGTCGGCCACACCGGCGCCGGAAAAACAACCATCATCAGCCTGATGATGCGCTTTTACGATGTGCAGCACGGCAGCGTTCTCATCAATGGATTGGATGTCCGCGAGCATGCCCTGACCGCTCTCCGCCAGCAATTCGGCGTCGTGCTTCAGGATCCCTTCCTCTTCAGCGGAACGATTGCCGACAACATCCGCCTCGGCACTGCCTGGATCACCGACGAGCAGATGCGCCGCGCAGCGGATGACGTTAACGTCCTCGACTTCATCTCAGGGTTGCCCAGCGGCTTTGAGGAGCCGGTCCACGAACGCGGCAACAGCCTCTCCACGGGACAGAAGCAGCTCATCAACTTTGCCCGCGCGCTCGCTCACAATCCGCGAATCCTCATCCTCGACGAAGCCACCTCCAGCGTCGATACGGATACGGAGCTGCGCGTGCGATCCGCGCTGGAGCGGATGGTGCAGGGACGCACCTCGGTCGTAATCGCCCATCGCCTCTCCACCGTGCAGCGCGCGAATCAGATCCTGGTCATGCACAAAGGCCAACTCCGCGAGATGGGCACCCATCAGGAGCTGCTCTCCCGCCACGGCATCTATTGGAAGCTCTACCAGCTCCAGTACAAGGATCAGGAGCTGCCGGAGACACACCCGTCGACCGTCCTGCGCGAATCGCTCGCCAGCGGGATTGGCTAA
- the hemW gene encoding radical SAM family heme chaperone HemW: MADSPHSAEMLAGRGKRGKIKDDTPTAMDSLGLYISIPFCRSKCSYCNFASGVYPSSAFPGYVDRLCGDLERMRAWAEEQKAPLPRRVDSIYLGGGTPSILPPDLLQRLFAEIHRQFRVAPSAEITIECAPGQIDDAFLEGMQHCGVNRVSFGVQSFVDREAAVTGRLHNCEVALRDVKRVQSAGIASVNVDLIAGLPYQTMESWHESLKTLAATGADHASIYMLEVDDGSRLGRELLADGGRYHAAAVPDDDAMAEMYLEAIGFLREQGIEQYEISNFARVGAESRHNLRYWQRQPYLGLGVDAHSMLIAEDGHTLRLATTDDLGEYLAGPRDPSILHLSEVEQMEEEWFLGLRLARGVSLGTLTRQYGRAKVDAFRPVLSELLEEKLLEKYAGRLRLTSRGRLISNDVFARFIAVTSEESSRPELISVV, encoded by the coding sequence GTGGCTGATTCGCCACATTCGGCAGAGATGCTGGCAGGGCGTGGGAAACGTGGGAAAATAAAAGACGACACTCCGACAGCCATGGATTCGCTCGGACTTTACATCTCGATTCCGTTTTGCCGCTCCAAATGCAGCTATTGCAATTTTGCGTCCGGCGTCTACCCGTCGAGCGCCTTTCCCGGCTACGTGGACAGGCTTTGCGGTGACCTGGAAAGGATGCGGGCCTGGGCGGAGGAGCAGAAGGCTCCCTTGCCTCGCAGGGTGGACAGCATCTATCTCGGGGGAGGTACGCCGAGCATCCTGCCGCCGGATCTGCTGCAGCGTCTTTTCGCAGAGATTCACCGGCAGTTTCGCGTGGCGCCCTCCGCGGAGATCACAATTGAGTGCGCGCCGGGACAGATCGACGATGCCTTTCTAGAGGGCATGCAGCATTGTGGAGTGAACCGCGTCAGCTTTGGCGTCCAGTCCTTTGTAGATAGGGAAGCGGCGGTAACAGGCCGCCTGCACAATTGCGAGGTAGCGTTGCGGGATGTGAAGCGTGTCCAGTCCGCGGGCATTGCTTCCGTCAATGTGGACCTGATCGCGGGCTTGCCATATCAGACGATGGAGTCCTGGCATGAGTCGCTGAAGACGCTGGCAGCGACCGGAGCCGACCACGCCAGCATTTACATGCTTGAAGTGGATGATGGTTCGCGACTGGGCCGGGAACTGCTGGCAGACGGGGGACGGTACCATGCCGCTGCCGTGCCGGACGATGATGCGATGGCGGAGATGTACCTGGAAGCGATCGGCTTTCTGCGCGAGCAGGGCATTGAGCAGTACGAAATTTCCAACTTTGCACGAGTGGGTGCGGAGTCCCGCCACAATTTGAGGTATTGGCAGAGGCAGCCCTACCTTGGCCTGGGCGTGGACGCTCATTCGATGCTGATTGCCGAGGATGGGCACACCCTGCGCCTGGCCACGACGGACGATCTGGGCGAATACCTCGCCGGTCCCCGCGACCCTTCGATACTCCATTTAAGCGAAGTGGAGCAGATGGAAGAGGAGTGGTTTCTCGGTCTGCGGCTGGCTCGCGGAGTGAGCCTGGGGACGCTGACCCGGCAGTATGGCAGGGCCAAGGTAGACGCTTTTCGGCCAGTGCTCAGCGAGTTGTTGGAGGAGAAGCTGCTGGAGAAATATGCAGGCCGCCTGCGGCTGACCAGTCGAGGCCGGTTGATCTCCAACGATGTATTCGCGCGATTTATCGCGGTGACCAGCGAAGAGTCTTCGCGCCCCGAATTGATTTCGGTAGTTTGA
- a CDS encoding GntG family PLP-dependent aldolase, with protein sequence MSIETLAVPEVVKQQATAIIDLRSDTVTRPTAAMRAAMAAAEVGDDVYGEDPTVNLLEKKAAKVFGREAAIFVPTGTMGNQVAIRLHTQHGQEVICESRAHILDWEMAMVSAFSGCQLRTVYADRGILTWEHIQPAIGAKLYYRAQTGLISLENTHNMAGGTVTPLAVLEEIWDGAEKAGLPVHLDGARVFNASTALGVPVAELTRGFSTVMFCLSKGLCAPAGSMIVGSRELIDRARIYRKALGGGMRQVGILAAAGILALEEMTARLGEDHANAHFLAEGLARIPQVELDPEGVQTNIVIFQLKDRGDALALVERLKRRGLLCGNVGPHAIRFVTHNDVDHAACAQAIAFVEEEIKRS encoded by the coding sequence ATGTCCATTGAGACTCTTGCTGTTCCTGAGGTGGTGAAGCAACAGGCGACGGCAATCATCGACCTGCGCAGCGACACGGTGACACGGCCAACGGCGGCGATGCGCGCAGCCATGGCGGCGGCAGAGGTGGGGGACGATGTCTATGGAGAAGACCCCACGGTGAATCTGCTGGAGAAGAAGGCGGCGAAGGTCTTTGGCCGCGAAGCCGCCATCTTTGTGCCCACGGGGACGATGGGGAACCAGGTTGCCATCCGGCTGCATACGCAGCATGGGCAGGAGGTGATCTGCGAGTCGCGGGCTCACATCCTGGATTGGGAGATGGCCATGGTCTCCGCCTTTTCCGGCTGCCAACTGCGTACGGTGTATGCGGATCGCGGCATCCTGACGTGGGAGCACATTCAGCCGGCGATCGGAGCGAAGCTCTACTACCGCGCGCAGACGGGGCTGATCTCACTCGAAAATACGCACAACATGGCGGGAGGTACGGTGACTCCGCTGGCCGTGCTGGAAGAGATATGGGATGGCGCGGAGAAGGCTGGGCTGCCGGTTCATCTGGACGGAGCGCGGGTTTTCAATGCATCGACGGCGCTGGGTGTGCCTGTGGCAGAGCTGACGCGCGGATTCAGCACCGTGATGTTCTGCTTGTCGAAGGGGCTCTGCGCTCCGGCGGGCTCCATGATCGTTGGCAGCCGCGAATTGATCGATCGGGCGCGCATTTACCGCAAAGCTCTCGGAGGCGGCATGCGGCAGGTAGGAATTCTGGCGGCGGCGGGCATTCTGGCGCTGGAGGAGATGACCGCGCGGCTGGGCGAGGACCACGCAAATGCGCACTTTCTTGCAGAGGGGCTGGCACGTATTCCCCAGGTGGAACTCGATCCGGAGGGAGTGCAGACCAACATCGTGATCTTCCAGTTGAAGGACCGTGGCGATGCCCTGGCTCTGGTAGAGCGGCTCAAGAGGCGCGGGCTGCTATGCGGAAATGTTGGCCCTCACGCGATCCGTTTTGTAACGCACAACGATGTGGACCATGCGGCATGCGCCCAGGCAATTGCATTCGTAGAAGAGGAAATCAAAAGAAGTTAA
- a CDS encoding glycosyltransferase family 2 protein, with amino-acid sequence MPKYSVVVPFHNEEDFVTALYDRLKDVMEQLGDSFELVFVDDGSSDRTYKLLEEIAAVDSRVLVVKLRRNFGQTSALAAGFDHSQGEFILAMDGDLQHEPEEIPEFLAKLEEGYDVVSGWRKDRVDNLIMRRIPSRCANWLMAKLSGVDIHDFGTTFKAYRREVIHNIPLYGEMHRFIPALASWYGASICEIPIRNINRPKGKSHYGISRTFRVFFDLMTIRFLLKYMSRPLHFFGGFGALSILLGSAISTFLLVLKLVTHQHVMDQHGPLFVIAGVTILAGIQMLAIGLLGELQVRHYHTAAHRSPYAIDRLVRLRSPEEPSMLHDN; translated from the coding sequence ATGCCTAAGTACTCCGTCGTCGTCCCCTTTCACAATGAAGAAGATTTTGTAACCGCCCTCTACGACCGTCTAAAAGACGTTATGGAGCAGCTAGGGGATAGTTTTGAACTCGTATTTGTGGATGACGGTTCGAGCGACCGCACCTACAAGCTTCTCGAGGAGATTGCTGCGGTAGACAGCCGCGTCCTTGTGGTGAAGCTTCGCCGCAACTTCGGACAGACCTCCGCGCTCGCAGCCGGATTCGACCATTCGCAGGGGGAGTTCATCCTAGCGATGGATGGCGATCTGCAGCATGAGCCGGAGGAGATTCCTGAATTCCTCGCCAAGCTGGAAGAGGGATATGACGTGGTCAGCGGATGGCGCAAGGATCGCGTTGACAACTTGATTATGCGGCGCATTCCATCGCGGTGCGCGAACTGGCTGATGGCCAAGCTCTCCGGCGTGGATATCCACGACTTCGGCACGACCTTCAAGGCTTATCGCCGGGAAGTGATCCACAATATCCCGTTGTATGGCGAGATGCACCGCTTCATTCCGGCGCTGGCTTCGTGGTATGGCGCGAGCATCTGCGAGATTCCGATCCGGAATATCAATCGTCCGAAGGGCAAGTCCCACTATGGGATTTCGCGCACCTTCCGCGTCTTCTTCGACCTGATGACGATTCGTTTCCTGTTGAAGTACATGTCGCGCCCGCTGCATTTCTTCGGCGGATTCGGCGCACTGAGTATTCTTCTGGGTTCAGCGATCTCCACTTTCCTGCTGGTGCTGAAGCTTGTTACGCATCAACACGTCATGGATCAGCATGGTCCATTGTTCGTGATCGCAGGCGTGACGATCCTGGCTGGCATCCAGATGCTGGCGATTGGTTTGCTGGGTGAACTGCAGGTCCGCCATTACCACACAGCGGCACACCGCTCCCCCTATGCCATTGACAGGCTTGTCAGGCTGCGCAGCCCGGAAGAGCCGAGCATGCTGCACGACAACTAA
- a CDS encoding quinone oxidoreductase translates to MKAIQISETGSADVLNLVDIPTPAPTDGKVLVKVQASGVNFIDVYFREGRYKADLPLVLGQEGAGTVEALGPGVHNGLKPGDRVAWCGVLGSYAEYAVVPASQLVRVPDGVDLKVAAAVMLQGMTAHYLSHSTYKLKSGDLVLIHAAAGGVGLLLTQMAARIGARVIATVSTQEKAALARAAGAEEVILYTECCFEQETRRLTDGRGVDVVYDSVGRTTFERSLNCLRPRGLMALYGASSGAVPPFDLIQLSTKGSLFITRPSLGHYIHTRQELEWRATDVLDWVQRGLLKVRMEFIYPLAQAAEAHRDLEARRTTGKLLLVT, encoded by the coding sequence ATGAAAGCGATACAGATCAGCGAAACAGGATCAGCAGACGTACTCAACCTGGTGGACATTCCCACTCCGGCGCCGACGGACGGCAAGGTGTTGGTCAAGGTCCAGGCCTCCGGCGTGAACTTCATCGACGTGTACTTCCGGGAAGGGCGGTACAAGGCCGATCTGCCGCTGGTCCTGGGACAGGAAGGCGCGGGTACGGTGGAGGCTCTGGGACCGGGAGTCCACAATGGCCTGAAGCCGGGAGACCGGGTGGCGTGGTGCGGAGTGCTTGGCAGCTATGCCGAGTATGCGGTGGTCCCGGCGTCCCAGCTTGTCCGCGTGCCGGATGGGGTAGACCTGAAGGTGGCGGCCGCGGTGATGCTCCAGGGGATGACCGCACACTACCTTTCCCACTCTACCTACAAGCTGAAGAGTGGAGATCTGGTGCTGATCCATGCCGCCGCAGGGGGAGTGGGCCTGCTGCTGACGCAGATGGCGGCACGGATTGGAGCGCGTGTGATTGCAACGGTCTCCACACAGGAGAAGGCCGCCCTGGCGCGCGCGGCTGGCGCGGAAGAGGTCATTCTCTACACGGAGTGTTGCTTTGAGCAGGAGACACGGCGCCTGACCGATGGGCGAGGCGTGGACGTGGTCTATGACTCGGTAGGCAGAACAACCTTCGAACGCTCCCTGAACTGCTTGCGCCCACGTGGGCTGATGGCGCTTTATGGAGCCTCCAGCGGAGCGGTTCCGCCATTTGATCTGATACAGCTTTCGACCAAAGGCTCTCTCTTTATCACCCGTCCATCCCTGGGACACTATATCCATACGCGGCAGGAGCTGGAGTGGCGGGCAACAGATGTGCTCGACTGGGTGCAACGCGGCTTATTGAAAGTGCGGATGGAGTTTATTTATCCCCTGGCCCAGGCTGCGGAGGCGCATCGCGACCTGGAAGCACGCCGCACGACTGGCAAGCTGTTGCTGGTGACCTAG
- a CDS encoding DUF4126 family protein has product MGTDALLKLVFALGCVCGLRSMTAPALVCWGARVGWLNLGGSRLAFLGTLPAVILFTLLAMGELVADKLPNIPGRNTPGPLAARFVLGGICGVALCISAHASSGIYGFLTGGMGGVVGGVAGYYIRRYVKRRFRLPDFPVAVTEDVLALAGGLLIVSRF; this is encoded by the coding sequence ATGGGCACGGATGCGCTGCTCAAGCTGGTGTTTGCTCTGGGATGCGTTTGCGGTCTTCGCTCCATGACTGCGCCTGCGCTGGTCTGCTGGGGCGCCCGCGTGGGATGGCTCAACCTGGGCGGTTCTCGCCTGGCTTTTCTCGGAACGCTGCCTGCGGTCATATTGTTCACCTTGCTGGCGATGGGGGAGCTGGTTGCGGATAAATTGCCCAACATCCCCGGCCGTAACACTCCGGGACCATTAGCAGCTCGTTTTGTTCTGGGAGGGATCTGCGGGGTTGCGCTTTGCATCTCCGCTCATGCTTCGAGTGGTATTTATGGTTTTTTAACAGGAGGCATGGGCGGTGTGGTTGGGGGAGTGGCGGGCTACTATATTCGTCGCTATGTAAAGCGACGGTTCAGGCTCCCGGATTTTCCGGTAGCAGTGACGGAGGACGTTCTGGCCCTGGCTGGCGGCCTGCTGATTGTTTCTCGCTTCTAA
- a CDS encoding mercuric reductase, with amino-acid sequence MAGKHYDAIVIGSGQGGNPLVRALAAAGLSTALIERKHIGGTCINEGCTPTKTMVASARVAYAVGRAAEYGVESGPAKIDMKTVRQRKRDMVDQFRNGSQKSLESTKNLEIVWGEASFADAKTIEVKLRDGGTQTLSAEQIFLNTGARASVPKLEGLDQIPFLDNESIMELDAVPSHLIILGGGYIGVEFAQMFRRFGSQVSIIQTGTQLLSREDPDIAQEVQKIFSEDGIAVYLGSDARRIAKSGEGLELTFAQGEKQQTLHGSHLLVATGRTPNTRELNLSAASVETEKSGHIRVNERLETTAPGIFALGDVKGGPAFTHISYDDFRILRTNLLLGGKASTAHRMVPYTVFMDPQLGRIGITETEAKRAGKKVHVARMSMTSVARALETGETRGVMKVVVDEDGETILGAAILGIEGGEIATILQVAMMGNVTVSALRDATFSHPTLAESLNNLFYKMD; translated from the coding sequence ATGGCGGGAAAGCACTACGATGCGATAGTGATTGGCTCAGGGCAGGGCGGCAACCCACTTGTTCGCGCGCTGGCCGCGGCTGGACTAAGCACTGCATTGATCGAGCGCAAGCATATCGGAGGCACGTGCATCAACGAAGGGTGCACGCCGACGAAGACGATGGTGGCCAGCGCGAGGGTGGCTTATGCCGTGGGCCGCGCTGCCGAATATGGCGTCGAAAGCGGACCGGCTAAGATCGACATGAAAACAGTTCGCCAGCGCAAGCGCGACATGGTGGACCAGTTCCGGAACGGCAGCCAGAAGAGTCTCGAGTCCACGAAGAATCTGGAAATCGTGTGGGGCGAAGCGTCGTTTGCCGATGCGAAGACGATCGAAGTGAAGCTGCGCGATGGCGGCACGCAGACCCTGTCGGCTGAGCAAATCTTTCTCAATACGGGAGCCCGCGCCTCGGTTCCAAAGCTGGAGGGACTGGACCAGATACCGTTTCTGGACAATGAATCGATCATGGAGTTGGATGCCGTTCCTTCGCACCTGATCATCCTGGGGGGCGGGTACATCGGCGTTGAGTTTGCGCAGATGTTTCGCCGCTTCGGATCGCAGGTGAGCATCATTCAGACTGGCACGCAGCTTCTGTCGCGGGAAGATCCCGACATTGCGCAAGAGGTGCAGAAGATATTTTCGGAGGATGGCATCGCAGTCTATCTCGGTTCCGACGCGCGGCGCATTGCAAAGAGCGGCGAGGGGCTGGAGCTGACTTTTGCGCAGGGGGAGAAGCAGCAAACGCTGCATGGATCGCATTTGCTGGTGGCTACTGGTCGCACTCCCAACACTCGCGAGCTCAATCTGAGCGCGGCTTCTGTCGAAACAGAGAAAAGCGGACACATTCGTGTGAATGAGCGGCTCGAGACGACTGCTCCGGGAATCTTTGCACTGGGCGATGTCAAGGGGGGACCCGCATTCACCCACATCTCCTATGACGATTTTCGCATTCTTCGTACCAATTTATTGCTCGGCGGAAAGGCGAGCACGGCTCACAGGATGGTGCCATATACGGTTTTCATGGACCCACAGTTGGGCCGAATTGGGATCACAGAAACGGAGGCGAAGCGCGCAGGGAAGAAGGTTCACGTTGCTCGAATGTCCATGACATCCGTTGCGCGCGCGCTGGAGACGGGGGAGACCCGCGGGGTGATGAAGGTTGTGGTGGATGAAGACGGCGAAACGATTCTGGGAGCAGCCATTCTAGGGATAGAAGGGGGCGAGATAGCGACGATTCTCCAGGTTGCCATGATGGGGAATGTCACCGTATCGGCGTTGCGGGATGCGACCTTCTCCCACCCTACCCTTGCCGAGTCGCTGAACAATCTTTTCTACAAGATGGATTGA